One genomic window of Polyodon spathula isolate WHYD16114869_AA chromosome 8, ASM1765450v1, whole genome shotgun sequence includes the following:
- the LOC121320088 gene encoding cullin-associated NEDD8-dissociated protein 1-like: MASASYHISNLLEKMTSSDKDFRFMATNDLMSELQKDSIKLDDDSERKVVKMILKLLEDKNGEVQNLAVKCLGPLVSKVKEYQVETIVDTLCTNMLSDKEQLRDISSIGLKTVIGELPPASSGSALAASVCKKITGRLTSAIAKQEDVSVQLEALDIMADMLCRQGGLLVNFHPSILSCLLPQLTSPRLAVRKRTIIALGHLVMSCGNLVFVDLIEHLLAELSKNESMSTTRTYIQCIAAISRQAGHRIGEYLEKIIPLVVKFCNIDDDELREYCIQAFESFVRRCPKEVYPHVSTVIAICLKYLTYDPNYNYDDEDEDENAMDADGGDEDYQGSDDEYSDDDDMSWKVRRAAAKCLDAVVSTRHEMLPEFYKTVSPALIGRFKEREENVKADVFHAYLSLLKQTRPAQSWLCDPDAMEQGETPLTMLQSQVPNIVKALHKQMKEKSVKTRQCCFNMLTELVNVLPGALTQHIPVLVPGIIFSLNDKSSSSNLKIDALSCLYVILCNHTPQVFHPHVQALVPPVVACVGDPFYKITSEALLVTQQLVKVIRPLYPQTAAFDATPYIKDLFSCTIKRLKAADIDQEVKERAISCMGQIICNLGDSLGSDLPSTLQIFLERLKNEITRLTTVKALTLIAGSPLKIDLRPILEEGVPILASFLRKNQRALKLSTLAGLDILMKNYSDSVTPAMIDAVLVELPPLISESDMHVSQMAISFLTTLAKVHPASLSKISGSILTELIALVRSPLLQGGALGAMLEFFQALVATHTASLGYMDLLRMLTGPVYAQSTALTHKQSYYSIAKCVAALTRACPKEGPAVVGQFIQDVKNSRSTDSIRLLALLSLGEVGHHIDLSGQPELKSVILDAFSSTSEEVKSAASYALGSISVGNLPEYLPFVLQEISSQPKRQYLLLHSLKEIIGSASVAGLKPYVESVWALLLKHCECTEEGTRNVVAECLGKLTLIDPETLLPRLKGYLLSGSSYARSSVVTAVKFTISDHPQIIDPLLKNCIGDFLKTLEDPDLNVRRVTLVTFNSAAHNKPSLIRDLLDTVLPHLYNETKVRKELIREVEMGPFKHTVDDGLDIRKAAFECMYTLLDSCLDRLDIFEFLNHVEDGLKDHYDIKMLTFLMLARLSSLCPSAVLQRLDRLVEPLRATCTTKVKANSVKQEFEKQDELKRSAMRAVAALLTIPEAEKSPLMSEFQSQISSNPELAAIFESIQKDSSSANMECMDTS; encoded by the exons ATGGCGAGCGCCTCCTACCACATCTCCAATCTTTTGGAGAAAATGACATCTAGCGATAAGGATTTCAG GTTCATGGCCACAAATGATTTGATGTCCGAACTTCAGAAAGATTCCATCAAGTTGGATGATGACAGTGAGCGCAAGGTGGTCAAGATGATCCTGAAGCTACTTGAGGATAAGAATGGAGAGGTGCAGAACTTGGCAGTCAAATG tctaGGACCACTGGTCAGTAAAGTGAAGGAGTATCAAGTGGAAACTATTGTAGATACACTGTGTACAAACATGCTGTCAGACAAGGAACAGCTGAGGGATATCTCCAGCATTGGCTTAAAAACAGTGATTGGAGAACTTCCTCCAGCTTCCAGTG GCTCTGCTCTAGCTGCCAGCGTTTGTAAAAAGATTACAGGACGCCTTACAAGTGCCATAGCCAAGCAAGAAGATGTCTCTGTTCAGTTGGAAGCTTTAGACATAATGGCAGATATGCTATGCAG GCAAGGAGGCCTTCTGGTTAATTTCCACCCATCAATTCTGAGCTGCCTACTTCCACAGCTGACTAGCCCAAGGCTGGCTGTAAGGAAAAGAACAATCATCGCTCTAGGCCACCTTGTCATGAGCTGCGGGAATCTAGTGTTTGTGGACCTTATCGAGCACCTGCTCGCAGAGCTGTCCAAGAACGAGTCCATGTCAACCACCAGGACCTACATACAGTGCATCGCTGCAATCAGCAGACAAGCAGGCCATAGAATCG gtgaATATTTGGAGAAGATCATTCCCCTGGTGGTTAAATTCTGTAACATAGATGATGATGAGTTAAGGGAATACTGCATCCAAGCCTTTGAGTCTTTCGTAAGGAG GTGCCCAAAAGAAGTCTATCCCCACGTTTCCACTGTTATTGCTATCTGTCTAAAGTACCTGACCTATGACCCCAATTACAACTATGACGATGAGGATGAAGATGAGAATGCCATGGATGCAGATGGAGGAGATGAAGATTATCAAG GAAGTGATGATGAGTACAGTGACGATGACGACATGAGCTGGAAGGTGCGGCGCGCTGCTGCCAAGTGCCTGGACGCGGTGGTCAGCACTCGACACGAGATGTTACCCGAGTTCTACAAGACCGTCTCCCCAGCACTGATCGGCAGGTTTAAGGAGCGGGAGGAGAATGTCAAAGCGGATGTATTTCACGCGTACCTGTCTCTGCTTAAGCAGACTCGACCAGCCCAGAGCTGGCTGTGTGATCCTGACGCCATGGAGCAAGGGGAGACCCCGCTGACTATGCTTCAGAGTCAG GTTCCTAACATTGTGAAAGCACTTCACAAACAGATGAAGGAGAAGAGTGTGAAGACTCGGCAGTGTTGCTTCAATATGCTGACGGAGCTGGTGAACGTGTTACCTGGGGCGCTCACGCAGCACATTCCTGTTCTCGTTCCAG GCATCATTTTCTCGCTCAATGATAAATCCAGCTCGTCAAACCTGAAGATAGATGCTCTCTCCTGTCTGTATGTCATTCTGTGTAACCACACCCCTCAAGTCTTCCACCCTCACGTTCAGGCTCTAGTACCTCCAGTAGTGGCCTGTGTTGGGGACCCTTTCTATAAAATCACATCTGAGGCCCTGCTGGTCACGCAACAGCTTGTAAAAGTCATACGCCCGCTGTACCCCCAGACGGCTGCTTTTGACGCAACTCCGTACATTAAAGATCTCTTCTCTTGCACCATCAAGAGGCTGAAGGCGGCAGACATCGACCAGGAGGTGAAGGAGAGGGCGATATCCTGCATGGGCCAGATCATCTGCAACCTGGGAGACAGTCTTGGCAGCGACCTGCCCAGCACCTTGCAGATATTCCTGGAGCGGCTGAAGAACGAGATCACCAGGCTCACCACGGTGAAGGCTTTGACTCTCATTGCCGGCTCTCCCCTCAAGATAGACTTGAGGCCTATCCTTGAGGAGGGGGTGCCTATCCTGGCCTCCTTCCTCAGGAAGAACCAGCGGGCGCTGAAGCTGAGCACTCTGGCCGGCCTGGATATCCTAATGAAGAATTACAGCGACAGCGTGACTCCCGCCATGATCGATGCCGTTCTGGTGGAGCTTCCGCCGCTGATCAGTGAGAGCGACATGCACGTATCTCAGATGGCGATCAGTTTCCTCACCACCCTGGCCAAAGTGCACCCGGCCTCTCTCTCCAAGATCAGCGGCTCTATCCTCACTGAACTGATTGCGCTGGTGCGTTCACCGCTGCTGCAGGGGGGTGCCCTTGGCGCCATGCTTGAGTTTTTCCAGGCTCTGGTGGCTACTCACACAGCCAGTCTAGGTTACATGGACCTGTTGCGCATGTTGACTGGACCAGTCTACGCACAGAGCACAGCGCTTACCCACAAGCAGTCTTACTATTCCATTGCCAAATGCGTGGCAGCACTCACACGAGCGTGCCCCAAAGAGGGACCAGCGGTGGTCGGGCAGTTCATCCAAGACGTGAAGAACTCGCGGTCCACCGATTCCATCCGCCTCCTGGCTCTGCTGTCTCTGGGGGAGGTGGGGCACCACATCGACTTGAGCGGCCAGCCCGAGCTGAAGTCGGTCATCCTGGATGCGTTCTCATCCACCAGTGAAGAAGTCAAGTCGGCAGCCTCCTATGCACTGGGCAGCATCAGCGTAGGCAACCTGCCGGAGTACCTGCCTTTTGTCCTTCAGGAGATCTCCAGCCAGCCCAAACGGCAGTACTTGCTCCTCCATTCCCTGAAGGAGATCATCGGCTCCGCTTCGGTGGCCGGCCTCAAGCCCTATGTGGAGAGTGTGTGGGCTTTACTGCTGAAGCACTGCGAGTGCACGGAAGAAGGGACCAGGAATGTGGTGGCGGAATGCCTGGGCAAGCTCACTTTGATAGACCCCGAGACACTGCTGCCACGACTCAAGGGATACCTGCTGTCAG GTTCTTCATATGCACGTAGCTCAGTGGTAACTGCTGTGAAGTTTACAATTTCCGATCACCCGCAGATAATTGATCCTCTTCTAAAGAATTGCATAG GCGATTTCCTAAAGACTTTGGAAGACCCGGACCTCAACGTAAGGAGAGTGACTCTTGTCACATTCAATTCTGCAGCACACAATAAACCTTCTCTTATAAGAGACCTCTTAGACACAGTTCTCCCTCATCTTTACAATGAAACAAAAGTCAGAAAGGAGCTGATCAGAGAG GTGGAAATGGGACCATTTAAACACACAGTGGACGATGGCTTGGATATCCGAAAGGCAGCCTTTGAGTGCATGTACACGCTTCTGGATAGCTGTTTAGATAGACTGGACATCTTCGAATTCCTTAACCACGTTGAAGATGGATTAAAGGACCATTATGATATCAAG ATGCTGACTTTCTTGATGCTAGCTAGACTCTCTTCACTCTGTCCCAGTGCGGTTCTGCAGAGATTGGACAGGCTAGTGGAACCATTGCGAGCTACATGCACAACTAAG GTGAAGGCCAACTCAGTGAAGCAGGAGTTTGAGAAGCAGGATGAGCTGAAGAGGTCGGCCATGCGGGCAGTAGCAGCACTCCTAACCATTCCCGAAGCGGAGAAGAGTCCACTAATGAGTGAGTTCCAGTCTCAGATCAGCTCCAACCCCGAGCTGGCAGCCATCTTCGAGAGCATCCAGAAGGACTCCTCCTCCGCTAACATGGAGTGCATGGACACCAGTTAA